The DNA segment CATCAGTACATTCACCTTCGCgtcttttgtagcgggagctgcactaggctaccagtcgagcatttcacggtacaggcgagacgccagttgtgcgcatgcgctaccatggtacatgcgggagggcagttgtgcgcatgcgccgttaccatggcaaccgacgaGGAGGAGGGGGTGCGCCGCGCGAtttgtcgtttccctccctcctttattctttcctttatggcacggttcgggtgtccactgagatatgcgagaaggttaccgtgctttgcgcgctcgcggtgctatctggcatgacgtcacaccgcgcggctcgccgccgtttggtatgaagtCACACCATtttcatcacccgaaccgcgcgtcgtcgcatgcgcagcattccgtataaaaagcggagatgtaatcggcggctgtatcgcaacgcttcatatggatgcacaaaaggagagtccagccgctgctaaacggcggtataaacAAGTgaaaattaactcttccgatcccgaggttgtcgcctggcagttggctacttatcaaaaagagaatgagcgtcagaaggcaaagagagcagcggagacgcccgaacaggcagaggaacgccttgcaaagcggagacgcccgactgccgagcgtaatagacactgcatagccgctgagatggagcctgtatggaaggcgtcagtcaacggcaaccaaccgaagaggatgtgaaggcccttcgtgtgactgatcacgctATTCGAGTTTCCGAAGGTTCATCTTCGACctggacatttcaagcggacatgtatctgattgctaaacatacagtgccaacaacaagctcagcaagGGAAACGTGCcttccgctacgtatatccttgcatagcggagctaagccactgccaatttttttttaaagcgaaagttttactggtcgcgaacttgcaatttcgcctTGGCGGAGCTTCGaggaggcgcatgacgtcacaacgcgtaccTCGCCggggagccgaaccggtcttgccgggccggtggcggctggcgcactcggcgcgaaatagaggcaAGCTCCAAGTcaccgccaatgcggtcagagtgcgccgatgccgccgaacgcgtcggcggtcaagcgcaatgTCTCGCTTTGCCGACTTTAGgtcgccggagtataaacgcgccttagcagagcctgcgcttaaccgctaaccatcgtattaggtggcggcatctatgggagccactgaaaccccccgcacactcactgaataaaaaagaaccTGTCCGTGGCTGGGAATCGAATATAGGGCCTATGGCGTTTGAGGCGatgacgctgccactccgccacggcagctcaagtttatctgtgaataaaggcgcatctagtgaatgcactctttcgatgcagatctcgccgcgctttcgctacatatatcctggtcTAACAGTGCtaggccataataataataattaataattggttttttaggaaaggaaatggcgcagtatctgtctcatatatcgttggacacctgaaccgcgccttaagggaagggacaagggagggagtgaaagaagaagagaaggaggtgccgtagtggagggcttcggaataatttcgaccacctggggatctttaacgtgcactgacatcgcacagcacacgggcgccttagcgtttttcctccataaaagcgcagccgccgcggtcgggttcgaacccgggaagctaGGCCATAAGCAATTTCCATAAGCATAAGCATGGAAGCTCCAGGGCGCTTTTCCCGCGTCCTGAAATGCACTGGTCGATGCCCCCTTTCTCAGTCTGATAGCCTTCATCTTCGTCTCCACCGACGCTCTCGGCTCGCTGTGGTGAGCGCTCTCAGACGCCTTTGCGCCCTGCCGTGTACGTCGATGAGGCGCGCCGAGGGTACAACCTGAATCGCTGCTCCAACATATTGCCTCCTTACAGCCCGCCTTACCCACAATATtgtgcgcagccgccgctgtggctgactggttatggcactcggctgctggcccgaaaaatgCGGGCTCGAtctaggccgcggcggtcgaatttcgatagaggcgaaattctagaggcccttgtactgtacgatgtcagtgcacgttaaagaaccccaggtggtcgaaattccccgagcctttcactacggcgtctctcatagcctgagtcgctttaggacgttaaacccccataaaccataaacaatattGTGCGTCGTTTGGGTCGCCTGCATTGCTGCCCTTCCGATGGGTTCCCTGACACTCCTCGCCTTCTGTAGCACTCTCCGGGCTATGCATACCTGCGGAGCTTTATGTAATACCACACCTCTGCCTAATATTTTTCCTTAAGGGTGTGGCTGACGGGCACGTCAGCTCCGGCGCCCAACATGCGCCCCCGTCTTTAGATCTAGTTAGGCACCTCGGGTGAGAACTTCCACTATCTATTTCTTCAACTGTGGCTCGGTTTGGGGgcatcaattcaattcttttgccCTTAATCTTAATAAGACAACTATAGTGGGACGGTTGACTTATGGTATCACGGAACCATCTAGTGGACATTTAATTACCGCATGTTTTCTTATCCAGCGCGGTAAGATATAGCGGCTTATTTAGCACACCTTACAGCATTATTCACAACAAccaatcagaattttttttttatttctttatttaggcTCCTCCAAAGCGTTCCACCAAACTGTTAATTAAAATGAACTTGTTAGCAGCTCAAACCGTTAAACTATGGAGATACCTATGCAATTATGACGTCTAAATGCGAGAGCAAGTATAACTTGGTCACGGTGTCAGTGGACACTTGAATCGCGCTATAAGTATGCAGTGGCGTTCGCCTATAGAACTAGAGACAGTCATGCGCCTTTCCTATTCTGACAACCAGCGGAAGGTTAATATTCCCACATTTTGATCATTTTGATTTTGAtcagatcgacatgcccatgcacatGAGATCACATATCACGACTTACCCAGTATCaaagcgcatggatgaggaatacaataGAGTAcgcagactagccagagctagaccccTCTCTAAGCGTTGGGATAGAAGCAAGGACACGACCTACGTCCATGAGGCTGAACCCGTTATCGGAGTCGCGATAATTGCGGGAGTTTCACCCCGAGGGGATataattgcaagcagccttatccaagcgggggataccacataatctgaagaagcagctatcgcactagcgatatcaaagaacagcgaggcaacggttatgtccgactcacaagcagcggcgcgcaattacctcagaggtcgcgttcgcgctccgtgttgggaaattttggaaacgtctTATCCTTCCAATCCTTTCGAAGTCCAGattttctggacgccagggcacctctcaacgacgggcgatgaggcggccaacacagctgctcgagctctactCCTCCGAGCAtccggcacgcagcctctctctgacacagttaacAACCCCTCACCGTTACTAAGCTACGCATAAATTACGGAGTATTATAAGAtcataagaaggaaatatcctcttcctcacaaaactgttagcaaatttgaagagcacataatcagtcgactataaactaatactctgcccaatccctaattgatgagtaaatggtatccagatacctacgattcgtcctgcccttcggtggagcagttggcacactctttgacagagtttgggaatgtcaagaaaactcaGTCTTGGACAGCAATCAcgatccgacatatgagcgctgggaggcaaccctttatagccacagtcccctcgaccagaaatcgccgGTTTGGAGGAGCCGGAtcatgatggcgaccaatgggttcccctactgaacccacccagtatttatgctctcaataaatgttttcctcctccgTCTCGTGAGTTAAGAAAATGCGCACACTGTCAGTggagttttttttaaattgtttttggggaaaggagatagcgcagtacctgtctcatataggAAACCAAAGCACCGCCGAGCGGCGCTGCTGCTCCGGACAGGGAGCGCCACCTCTGGCAGGAAAATAAACAGTGGGGATAGACGGGGGGGCTCTCGTGCaagcttccttctttcgctcacgCTTCCTCGCACGTGCAGACGTTTCGCGCTGCTTCTGTCGCGTGTCACAATGATCCGGCTGCAGTGCGGGTTCAAAAAGATATGCCAACTCGACAGCTTTTTCAGAAAGGCGAACCTAATCAAAGGTGAAAAGCTCCTCAATCATGTTTACTCCGTGGAGCAAATAATTGAAAACAACGAAGCCAGATTGAAAGGCAAGTGCGTGTCACAAGTCAGCGACAGTGTCGTCTACGACGTGTGCCTTGAGGTAAGCCTGTCCATTTGTTATATGCTCAAATCATCGAACGTTTTATAAGCACTAGGTACTGAACGAAGCGGTGCATTCGATTGAAGTTCTCCGTTGTTGTAATGCATGGGTTTCGATATGACATTTTTGCAGAATTAACAGAATTAATCGTGTGCTTTCGTGAACGACGTTTCCGTCGTGGGGAAAAAATTTTTATGACCATATCATACTATACACTGTAAAGCTTGGAAAGGTACGAGACACTTGTGCACCATCCGTTAGAACATCACCCGCTGGCTTGGCCGGGAGGCAGCCGAACTTAAGAGCTGAAAAGCTACACGTactgttcgcctttttttttagtttcacgtTTTTATTCCGATTTTGATGGCATGCACGCACTTTATTTTTTGCGACTGTCGGATTTAAAgacgtaaatatgtaaaatatgcTTCACGAACGCGATGTTCAGCGTGAGGGGTGCCGAGCTAGAGGCGCGCTGTCGTAGCTATGGTATCGCTCGCGCGATGCGCTCGCTTAACATTGTGCTGGGTTTTTGAAATAGTCAAAGCTTTAACCAAATCTTTTGCCTTATTTTCAGTTTTGTACGCGCACCCGTAATAGTGTGACAGAGAGGCAAACGAAGCTGCAAAAATGTACACTGTGCCAAATGACATGCTGCTGAAAATTTGTAGCAGGGAAATTTGGGAAGGAAATCACGCTTAAAAAGTCGGCAGGCGTCCACGCTGTCTCAATTTTATTTCCACATTTCATAGCTGGCATGGTCGTGCCACGAAAAGCAGGAGCTGCTTGTTCGAGAGGGGCGCTGCACCTGCAAGGCTGGAATTGCAGCTAAGTGCAAGCACGCAGCAGCGGTGTGCCTGTACGTGGATCAACACGAAGTGAAGTCGTGCACCAGCGAGCCCCAGAAATGGGGCAAACCGAAAGGAAATCCCAAGAGGAGCTTAGAGCTCTTCCTCTTCCCTCGTAAGTATTTTTGGACATCCGACGTGTCACACAATTCTAACTGGCAGTTTTCAGTTTGAGTGAATAATTACTGTCCTTACCCCTTGTCTTATTCTCCATAACAGGAGAGGGCAGCAGCATTCCTGACATCAAACCTGCTGATCCTAATATTATTTTCGGCTATCCGGACATAATGTGTCCACTGAGAGAAATATTGGAGCTGCAAGATCGAAGCGCTGATGATGTTATTTGTGCAAACGTCctaaatgacattgttgaaaaagtcacagaaactgtggaaaaagaaatatttcacgATTTACTGCAACCAATGTCACACCGGCCTGTTTACCGGTATCTTAATGTCCTTGATGacaaaacaacacaggcaaaagacTTTCTTGCTGAAATGGATGAGGAAATGGCGAATATGTACAAAACAAAAGTAGTGCTGAAAGAAGCACCATGCGACATGTGCTTCTACACCGTAGGCCAAGCAAATTGCTCACGGTATGGAACTAAACTTTAGTAAAGGATAGCCAACGCATCTCATATACACTGTGTTGATTCTTTTTTCAAATTTTCCAATTTGCAGATGGCATGAAGAACGTCGCCTTCGAATCACTAGCACGAAAGCACATGCCATACGCACAAAACGAAGTGACGTAGGATTACAGAAAGCTGCTGATAGCCTCTGCAAGACGTCATCGTACACGAGTGCTGCAATGCATtaaggtatttatttattttttatttacagaatactgcaggccactctGGGCCCTTACAGGAGGGGCAATACTATGCAACAGAAATACAGAAAACACTGCAAGAAATTTTAAACACAAAGTCGATAACTTCAATGGCGTCAgtgttctatttttcttttatgttttttaaACAAACATTTGAGGTGTTTAGTTATGGTATCACATCACTGCTTTCACTTCTGCTACAGCAAGCCTGATTTCAAAGTGTGATGTTCATGGTTTCTTTGCTCTGAAGTATAACGTGTAAATATGTTTCACTAGGCATCAAAACTGAAGCCACAGCACGAGAAGATCTGCAAAGAAAGCTCGGCATCCGTATTGTGCAGGTGAGGTTACTCACGAGTTTACGTTACAAGTTACTCCAGGCATGCTCTCTTTCCTGTTGTATGTTTCAGCTTAAGCACTAATCTCAATTATTCATGTTCTAGGCAGGACTCGTTGTGCTTCCGCAGCAGCCATGGCTGTGCTGTAGCCCAGATGGACTGGCAACAATTGGCAGTGAAACTGTGCTAATTGAAATCAAGTGTACATTCAAGTACAAGGAAGAACCTTTTATAGACTATGAAGAAAGGAGGAGCTTGCTCCCCTACTTAATGTTTGATGGGGATGTGATTGTGCTGAGACCCACACATTGTTATTACACACAAATGCAAGTCCAGCTGTATATCCTCAACCTGCAATGGGCCATTTTTTATGTGTACAGCCCCAAACATTCTGTAATAGTGAAAGTAATTCGGGACGAGGCTTTTCTGTGGGAGCTTATCCCCAAGATGGAGcatttttatttcaaattttTGATACAGCGTTTGTTCTAGGCTTGTATGCTCTATTTTTCTGCATTGATTTTCGATGATTTCCTGAAATCAAACTTTTTGCTGGCATATCTGCCATTGTATTTTGGCCTTGTTCAAGTTAAACTCTTTTGTATATTTTGCTTTTATAATTTCCCTGTAGACGAGCCTATTTAAGCAGTAATTTTTGTTGTAATTGTAGTTTTATCTAGTCGGGCTTATTGCAATGCATAGTTGTTGTTCGTCTGTGtagtgttatgaacgggatgcacacctGCCGAAGATTAATGCGAAGATTCAATCGACCAGGATGACCACGtggtagcggcaatttcgacaggtcGTTGACCCACGAggcccccacgaaaaaaaaaatgtgctgcgaatctgcctgcggaatctttccatGCTCTTCAGGAAAGGGGGAAatggccttccctttgtctgtttcTTCCAAGAAGCGACAGTGGTCAGACAACAAGGGAAGAAGGAAACTGCAGCAtccccgaaattaaccgtgactgacaagTGCCTGTGTTTGACTTCCagcgaagtagcagccgacctccgaatcctcctcgcccattttcacggggctccgcgtgccatgtgtGGTGACTGTTTCGATCTGTGCCTCGTGTGTTGAAAGGGGCGGAGCCTATTTAACATGCATCCTGAGCcagaacgaacgctctgggccttggcgataaggctcatccagtcgttcGATGCTACGAActcttaattcttgactgtttgttctttcttccgtaaaataggtaaataaatttcttcaaagtgccagtaaacctgtttgtgtttTCGTTGTCCCAAATGTCAGCTTCTATTCTTCATGATATCTTATCCGGTCGTAACAGTAGTCATACTGCTTTAATTTGGTGTGGTAGGGTtaataatgcgagagcattacatggttatgtcgcgtcagtAAAAAGTGCCCGCAAATTTTGTCCACACAATTATGTAGTTCTGTTGAGATCAATGTGCacaagtttgattgtgttaggtaaTGCGCGAGTAGATTTtaaaatgggaaaagtttggttcTTGAATttaaattaggtaattaatttaattgaagtaatgaaaataaatgctgtgtttgaagcaggttttttGTGACGAATTCGATGAAAAAttatgtaaatgcgtgagaaggcttacttagtataaaaataaaatcaaagaataaaatataaagaaacaaaatttttaaaataacaaaaacaaataaaaatacgagataaaattttaaataaaaagtaaaaaagaacagTGGACAGATAAagaggaaaggctttcgcatttcagctcttcacCAGACTTAAATGCCatcctgtaaatttttttttgcaaagaactGCTTGTCTATTATAGCAATAAAATATATCATCAAGCCTTTGCTTGCTTTTTACAGACAGCATTGTTACAAATAAGGGCAACAATCAGAATCCTTCATTACGTTTCATTATTATAATTGAGCAGCATATGCTTTTACATTGCACATTGGTCTATTTGATACTGGTCTGTGTTGTCTGAGTGATCTCCATTGCTGTAGTAGGTTACAGTTCACACTCAATAAACCAAGAATAAATGCTGTGTTCTCAAATGAGGTCAATGCATTGGCTTGTGTCCATTACTATCAATTTTGCATTCTTTAGCTTTTTACGACTGATTAAAAAAACATTCACATGCAGTACAATGACACATTACAGAACCATCACAGGACTTATCACTTCAAAATAAAAACCAGACGGAAAACATTGTTGTGATTGCGGAACAAATTTATTGGTTAAAGTGCACATAATTGCGGTTGTCTAGTCACAGGTTGTCAAATGAAATTGCAGAgctattttgtttcttttgaaaTGTCATCTCTTTTACAAATGTAATCCATGCACGGAAACCAATTTATGAATGCCACAGCAAACCAAGCAGGCCTACTTCTTAATTATCGGTGCTTGCATGTTCACAAGGGCAGCGCACACAGACACTACTTTGTTCATGTGTGGGACCAGGCTTAGCGGTATTCTGTTGCTTAGAACGTGATATATCTTCAACCTTTGGATTACTCGTTCTACATGGATGCGTACAGACGCAATCTTGTATGTCTGCTCCATGGCTTGTTCAGACAGCTGTCCAACCCCTGAATTAAAAGGAGGCATAAGTAGCACTGCACCTTTCCCTTCTACAGTTGTCCGTATGCTTGGGAATCCTTTGTCACTTAAAACTAAGTCCCCTGGTTTGAGAAGCTGCAGGAAGCCAGAGTCCTGGGTTATGAAAGAGTCGGTGTGCCTTCCTCCATAAACCCTAGAAATAAAACTTATCATTCCATTAGGAATTATGCCTATCAAAAATTTCAACGTGTATCCTCCTTTGTAATGAGAATACAACATGTGTTGACAATCTGGATTTGATGGTGTTTCTGTGCGGACCTCGGTGCAATCTATTATTAGGGTGCAATTCGGATAGTTGTCTTTGAACGGGGCAGGCAAAGAAAGCTTAATTATTTCTCGGGAAGGCATGAAGACCCAATTTTTCAGGGCAATGCTTAGAATGTCAAGTGTCTTTCTAAACACAGTTGACGCTGTTGTGGCTGTGACACCAAACATAGCTCCTAAGGCACTGTATGTGATCCCAAGCCGTAGCTTGGCAAGGAATAAGCATAACTTGTCTTCCCTTGACATGGCATTGCGCCTGTACTGTGGTGCTGGCAGCAAGTTCAGAAGGAGGCAAAAAACTTGCAGTGTCACACCGCACAAATCCTGCAGTGcttcttccttttcctttagGGATTCAAAGCCAAAAAATCCACAGTTTCGCTTCCAATTTTCATCTGTACTTGCAACCTACAGGAGAGAATAAACATACAGGATGATGAAATGAAAAGGAGATACACTTAGGTAAAAGGAATAATACATTAAAGTGACATTTGTACTCTACGGTGTCTAAACAAATTCATTCTAAAAAACAAATTAACACAGGCATTAAAAATGATAAACAGgaatgtcatgcaggaacaaCCAATTAGAAAGGAACCTTGCCCAATAATGCAAGTAAATTGGATTGAAACAAGAGGTGCGGTGCTAACAGCAAGACAACACCACAATTCAACAAATTAGGTAACGAACAGCAGCATCATCGTCTAACCTTGTGACTCATTTCTGTGTGTGCGATTTGAGCAGATGCTTCAGTGCCATTTGTTGCTGAGAGAAGTAGAGCCAGCTTCCCTGAAGTAGCACATTCCTCTGTTTGGCATGCCTGAAAAACATGAAACAAGGATATTTTGTGGTATTTAGACAAACTTAGTGTGCTGCCTAGGGCAGTTGAAAGGACACTATTAAAAGCAAATGCATGCTGCCCTAGTAGCGCgctttgtttacactgactgcACAGGAGCCCCAAACTGAAAGATGTCCTTACAGCGTCCCTCTTTCTTCCAGTGGAATGACTTTCTTGTCTTGCACTACACACAAGCACCAAAGAATGCGAGTCACTCATGTTAAGCAAAGAGGTAGCTGTGCTTGTTTCCAGAAATGCATTGCTGAAATCCATGGTGTTGAAGTCGCGATGCACATCTTCCAGAAGGGAGGTTTCCGGGGCCTGCATTGTTGCTCCAACCGCTGTACTTTGTGATGGATGCTCATCTCCTACAAGCTGTCTCGAAGAGATTTCCTTCTTGAAACGTGCCTGCCACCTGCATTGCACAATCAAAAGCTAAGGTTAATACCAATCGGGTAGGctgcaagaaaacctgccatgAAATGTAATCACTAAATACTTGCCCATGCATCTATTATTCATATTATGCTGACTCTGCGATTTCATAAACCAGGTTAAGTCAACAAAACATTGTTCAAAACATGAGTCTGTAATTTCTACTGGCAGCCTCacaatttttctttcatacctttgCGCCCTTTCCTGATCAGGCGCCTTTTTTCTGTAGACAGGTGGAAAAATGGTTGGGATGTAGGATGGATCTTGACTGATGTCACTCTTGCTGTTGCCCACAAAATGTCGGCTGCAAATTCGCGTATGTTCTTTTGGCTGCCACAAAGTTCCATCCGGACTGCACAAGAAAGAACAATATTCCCTCTTATCCACTGCAAAGACAGGAACACACATGCATGCACTCACACACATACACGAACACAAAACGAAGGTAAATGCACGAACACGCACAGTAACACGAACGAGTGCACGCACTCTAACAGGAGCGCACACGAAAACACAGACACGAACGAACACATATGCACACAACAAAGAcatgaacaaataaaagaaaatcgcACGAACTTCGAAGGTGGCAAATGAGAGAACCGCCGAGCTTCTAAGCACTGGACAAGTGATATTCACAAGTTAATATTCTACCGTAATAAAGAGGCACAACAAAGCGAACAAGCAAAGCAATGTCAAAGTATATTGAAATTAAAAGCAGTCGTTCCGACACGAGAAAGCTGCTTGCCCGACGCGTAACTTGCAGACCTTTGACAACGTCCGTAGTTCAGCTGAGTTTAACCAACAGCACAACAATCAAATTGCGAGTGTGAATTTAAACGGCGACGCCTACGTCTAAAAGAACAAGCCGAATCAAAACGCTTAATGTTCTCCCCATGCCACCGTAGCTTggctttcacacacacacaggctGCGAGAAGGCAGCGAGCTCGAGATAACTTTCTGCAGTCGTCGCGCGTCGTGTTAAGGAACAAAAACTAGTAGCTAAAACGGTCAAAGCAAAAAGCGAGATAAGGCTGTAACGACTTACTTGACTCTCCTTACAGCGGTGATCCAGGATTGTCGCCTTTCTTTCTCGTACCATCTTCCAGGGAATCGATACAGTTTCACAGGCGGATCGCGTTCCCTGCTGTTGTCTGCACTGTTGTGGCAGCCCACAACACAGCAGTACTTCGGACCCCGCTTCTGTTTTCGTTGGGCCGTTTCTGCCATTGCGAAAATTCCGCTTCAACACCCGCGTCGAAGTAGCAAAGCACACTAGCCGTGCGGAGACTCCGCTGCGCACCGGCCGGACTGAATCACGTGCGCACGCGCGCGCCCACGCTTTCAAGCAGGCAGCACCTGCACGAGCGATTCCCAGTAGTTCCGCCTCCGCCCGCGcagcgctgtcgtcgcgcggggAAACTTGACCTTGGGTcccctatatcgttggacacctgaaccgcgccggaagggaaggaataaaggagggagtgaaagatgaaaggaagagagaggtgccgtattggagggctccggaataatttcgaccgcctggggatctttaacgtgcactgacatcgcacagcacacgggcgacttagcgttttttttccttcagtggaGTGCTAAATCGCGATTTTGAGGTACGGggcttgcccgccgcggtggctcattggttagggcgctcggctactgatccggagtgcccgtgttcgaaccagaccgcggcggctacgtctttatggaggcaaaactctaaggcacctgtgtgctatg comes from the Amblyomma americanum isolate KBUSLIRL-KWMA chromosome 1, ASM5285725v1, whole genome shotgun sequence genome and includes:
- the LOC144126022 gene encoding uncharacterized protein LOC144126022 → MIRLQCGFKKICQLDSFFRKANLIKGEKLLNHVYSVEQIIENNEARLKGKCVSQVSDSVVYDVCLELAWSCHEKQELLVREGRCTCKAGIAAKCKHAAAVCLYVDQHEVKSCTSEPQKWGKPKGNPKRSLELFLFPHGMKNVAFESLARKHMPYAQNEVT
- the LOC144116026 gene encoding uncharacterized protein LOC144116026 isoform X2, which gives rise to MAETAQRKQKRGPKYCCVVGCHNSADNSRERDPPVKLYRFPGRWYEKERRQSWITAVRRVKWQARFKKEISSRQLVGDEHPSQSTAVGATMQAPETSLLEDVHRDFNTMDFSNAFLETSTATSLLNMSDSHSLVLVCSARQESHSTGRKRDAACQTEECATSGKLALLLSATNGTEASAQIAHTEMSHKVASTDENWKRNCGFFGFESLKEKEEALQDLCGVTLQVFCLLLNLLPAPQYRRNAMSREDKLCLFLAKLRLGITYSALGAMFGVTATTASTVFRKTLDILSIALKNWVFMPSREIIKLSLPAPFKDNYPNCTLIIDCTEVRTETPSNPDCQHMLYSHYKGGYTLKFLIGIIPNGMISFISRVYGGRHTDSFITQDSGFLQLLKPGDLVLSDKGFPSIRTTVEGKGAVLLMPPFNSGVGQLSEQAMEQTYKIASVRIHVERVIQRLKIYHVLSNRIPLSLVPHMNKVVSVCAALVNMQAPIIKK
- the LOC144116026 gene encoding uncharacterized protein LOC144116026 isoform X1 is translated as MAETAQRKQKRGPKYCCVVGCHNSADNSRERDPPVKLYRFPGRWYEKERRQSWITAVRRVNPDGTLWQPKEHTRICSRHFVGNSKSDISQDPSYIPTIFPPVYRKKAPDQERAQRWQARFKKEISSRQLVGDEHPSQSTAVGATMQAPETSLLEDVHRDFNTMDFSNAFLETSTATSLLNMSDSHSLVLVCSARQESHSTGRKRDAACQTEECATSGKLALLLSATNGTEASAQIAHTEMSHKVASTDENWKRNCGFFGFESLKEKEEALQDLCGVTLQVFCLLLNLLPAPQYRRNAMSREDKLCLFLAKLRLGITYSALGAMFGVTATTASTVFRKTLDILSIALKNWVFMPSREIIKLSLPAPFKDNYPNCTLIIDCTEVRTETPSNPDCQHMLYSHYKGGYTLKFLIGIIPNGMISFISRVYGGRHTDSFITQDSGFLQLLKPGDLVLSDKGFPSIRTTVEGKGAVLLMPPFNSGVGQLSEQAMEQTYKIASVRIHVERVIQRLKIYHVLSNRIPLSLVPHMNKVVSVCAALVNMQAPIIKK